Proteins encoded within one genomic window of Gloeobacter kilaueensis JS1:
- a CDS encoding addiction module protein gives MFDSDHVDLLKLSPSERLLLVQDLWDSLRPEDIPLTQWQKAELDRRKAAYQANPAAGRSWDEVQRQIVERHD, from the coding sequence ATGTTTGACTCTGACCATGTAGATCTGCTCAAGCTCAGCCCCTCTGAGCGGTTGCTGCTGGTGCAGGACCTCTGGGACAGCCTAAGACCGGAGGATATTCCGCTGACGCAATGGCAGAAGGCAGAGCTTGATCGCAGAAAGGCAGCCTATCAGGCCAACCCTGCCGCTGGTCGTTCATGGGATGAGGTGCAACGCCAGATTGTCGAACGGCATGACTAA
- a CDS encoding endonuclease/exonuclease/phosphatase family protein encodes MIVRSFFPKTARLLVSTLLAGTLLLSALPPARAFSQNPATVFINEIHYDNTGTDAGEAIEIAGPAGTDLTGWSIVLYNGSGGAAYTTTPLSGTIPDQQNGFGTVSVSYPSNGIQNGAPDGIALVNAGGQVIQFLSYEGTFTAVGGPADGLISTDIGVSETGNEPLGLSLQLTGSGSVYQDFSWNAPAAASFGQPNSGQNFGALSTPALGVSVTPSSFSEAAGAGAATGTVSRTGSTAADLSVTLTSADTSEATVPASVTIPAGVSSATFSVAAVDDTEADGNQTFTISAAASGYTSGSATITVIDDETVTRIHDIQGASQTSPKVGQTVTNVPGIVTAVRSNGFYLQDPNPDSDDATSEGIFVFTSSAPNASIAVGAAVNVNGTVSEFIPGGASTGNLSTTEITSPTVTVVSTGNPLPAPTVIGIGGRVPPTQVIEDDSFAVFDPASDGIDFYESLEGMLVQVNNAVAVGPTAVFSEGTTGENREIPLLPDGNGSPRTARGGIYITPTDFNPERLIVGDVLNSSVPDLPAANVGDSFPGAIVGVIDYSFGNFKLYTTGAVPPLSPANLAREVAAVAQPEDLSTATFNVENLDIGDGQAKFDSLAAAIVGNLRSPDILSLEEVQDNDGPTDDGVVDASLTLDTLVSAITAAGGPAYQYRVINPVNDQDGGEGGGNIRVVFLFNPNRVSFIDRSAPSGTDLSTTAVSAVNGPTGAELSFSPGRIDPTNPAFNSSRKPLAGEFLFNGHKLFVIGNHFNSKGGDTPLFGSSQPPVLNSEPQRIQQATVVNSFVQSLLAIDPTANVVVLGDLNDFQFSTPLATLQQGGILNDLITGLPENEQYSYVFDGNSQDLDHILVGNTLLPVASLDVVHINSEFADQVSDHEPLLSRLNLPVTPLSVSAISPNRGPAGTQVTITGTGFVPGETTVSFRGGVVVSPVAVNGAGTEITLTVPAGARTGKVLIQTSAGKVTSPGRFFVTRK; translated from the coding sequence GTGATCGTCCGAAGCTTTTTTCCTAAAACCGCCCGTCTGCTCGTCAGCACTCTGCTGGCTGGAACGCTCCTGCTGAGTGCATTGCCTCCGGCGCGGGCCTTTAGCCAGAACCCGGCGACGGTTTTTATCAACGAGATTCACTACGACAACACCGGCACCGACGCCGGTGAAGCGATCGAGATTGCAGGCCCGGCGGGTACGGACCTCACCGGCTGGTCGATCGTGCTCTACAACGGCAGCGGCGGCGCGGCTTACACGACGACTCCCCTGAGCGGCACCATCCCCGATCAGCAAAATGGTTTCGGGACGGTGTCGGTTTCTTATCCCAGCAACGGCATCCAGAACGGTGCACCCGACGGCATCGCCCTGGTCAATGCCGGTGGCCAGGTGATCCAGTTTTTGAGCTACGAAGGCACATTCACCGCCGTCGGCGGCCCGGCGGATGGCCTGATTTCGACGGACATTGGCGTGAGCGAGACCGGCAACGAACCGCTGGGCCTCTCGTTGCAACTGACTGGCAGCGGCTCGGTCTACCAGGACTTTAGCTGGAACGCGCCTGCTGCCGCGAGCTTCGGTCAGCCCAACAGCGGCCAGAACTTTGGTGCGCTCTCCACTCCGGCTTTGGGCGTGAGCGTTACGCCCTCCAGCTTCAGCGAGGCCGCCGGGGCCGGGGCCGCCACGGGCACGGTGAGCCGCACCGGCAGCACCGCCGCCGATCTGAGCGTGACGCTCACCAGCGCCGACACCAGCGAAGCGACCGTACCGGCTTCGGTGACGATTCCAGCCGGGGTTTCTTCTGCGACCTTCAGCGTCGCTGCGGTGGACGACACCGAAGCTGACGGCAATCAGACTTTTACGATCAGCGCCGCTGCCAGTGGCTATACCAGCGGTTCGGCCACGATCACGGTGATCGACGACGAGACGGTGACGCGCATCCACGACATCCAGGGGGCGAGCCAGACTTCTCCTAAAGTCGGTCAGACGGTGACGAACGTGCCGGGGATCGTGACGGCGGTGCGCTCCAATGGCTTCTACCTGCAAGATCCGAATCCGGATAGCGACGATGCCACCTCCGAAGGCATCTTCGTCTTTACCTCCTCCGCTCCCAACGCTTCGATCGCTGTCGGGGCCGCCGTGAACGTCAATGGCACCGTGAGCGAATTCATTCCGGGCGGAGCGAGCACCGGCAACCTCTCGACCACCGAGATTACCAGTCCCACTGTGACCGTCGTCTCGACCGGCAACCCGCTTCCTGCTCCCACGGTGATCGGGATCGGCGGGCGGGTGCCGCCCACCCAGGTGATCGAGGACGACAGCTTTGCCGTCTTCGATCCTGCCTCCGACGGCATCGACTTTTACGAAAGCCTCGAAGGGATGCTCGTGCAGGTCAACAATGCCGTCGCCGTCGGACCCACGGCTGTCTTCAGCGAAGGCACGACGGGCGAAAACCGCGAGATTCCTCTGCTGCCGGACGGCAACGGCAGCCCGCGCACCGCGAGAGGCGGCATCTACATCACCCCCACCGACTTCAACCCCGAGCGGCTCATCGTAGGGGACGTGCTCAATAGCTCCGTACCCGACCTGCCGGCGGCGAACGTCGGCGACAGCTTCCCTGGCGCAATCGTAGGTGTCATCGACTACAGCTTCGGCAACTTCAAGCTCTACACCACCGGCGCTGTTCCCCCGCTCAGTCCGGCCAATCTCGCCCGCGAGGTGGCAGCGGTTGCCCAGCCGGAGGATCTGAGCACCGCCACCTTCAACGTCGAGAACCTCGATATCGGCGACGGTCAGGCCAAATTCGACAGCCTGGCAGCGGCGATCGTGGGCAACCTCCGTTCCCCCGATATCCTTAGCCTCGAAGAAGTGCAGGACAACGACGGCCCCACCGACGACGGCGTGGTGGACGCTTCGCTCACCCTCGATACGCTGGTGAGTGCGATCACGGCTGCCGGTGGCCCGGCCTACCAGTACCGGGTGATCAACCCGGTCAACGACCAGGACGGCGGCGAGGGAGGCGGCAACATCCGCGTCGTCTTCCTATTCAATCCGAATCGGGTGAGCTTTATCGACCGGTCCGCCCCGAGCGGCACCGATCTTTCGACCACTGCCGTGAGTGCCGTGAATGGTCCCACCGGCGCTGAATTGTCCTTCAGCCCTGGCCGCATCGATCCGACCAACCCGGCTTTTAACAGCAGCCGCAAACCGCTCGCGGGTGAATTTCTCTTCAACGGCCACAAACTGTTCGTCATCGGCAACCACTTCAACTCCAAAGGCGGCGACACGCCCCTCTTTGGCAGCAGCCAGCCGCCGGTATTGAATTCTGAGCCGCAGCGCATCCAGCAGGCCACCGTCGTCAACAGCTTCGTCCAGTCGCTGCTTGCTATTGACCCCACTGCCAACGTCGTCGTCCTGGGCGATCTCAACGACTTCCAGTTCTCCACCCCCCTCGCCACCCTCCAGCAGGGCGGCATCCTGAACGATCTGATCACCGGCCTGCCCGAAAACGAACAATACAGCTACGTCTTCGACGGCAACTCTCAAGATCTCGATCACATCCTGGTGGGCAACACCCTCCTGCCGGTTGCCAGCCTCGATGTCGTCCACATCAATTCTGAATTTGCCGATCAGGTGAGTGACCACGAGCCGCTCCTGTCCCGCCTCAACCTGCCGGTGACACCGCTCAGCGTCAGCGCTATCAGCCCGAACCGGGGACCGGCAGGCACCCAGGTCACAATCACCGGCACCGGCTTCGTCCCCGGTGAGACGACTGTCAGTTTCCGAGGCGGAGTGGTCGTCTCGCCGGTCGCGGTGAATGGGGCAGGTACCGAGATCACCCTGACCGTCCCAGCCGGTGCCCGCACAGGCAAAGTTCTCATCCAGACCAGCGCCGGCAAAGTGACCAGTCCTGGCCGTTTCTTCGTGACGCGCAAGTAG
- a CDS encoding 50S ribosomal protein L25/general stress protein Ctc: MTTQLTLKRRAADARPRAMRREGRLPAVLYGHRGTEALALEIDQRSVDDLLKRVHVNNTIFDLKVQRGWSGKVLLREVQHDTVSRTPLHLSFFAIAGHGSIALDLPLVFHGVPQGVKVGGGLLEKVLTELSVTAPPERVPDTIEVDVSAMQVGDILYIKDLHLPEGIEVAHPDLAVATVIPSPTRRELESIAAAEESGGEETTEAAPSEEEPA; this comes from the coding sequence ATGACGACGCAGTTAACGCTCAAAAGACGGGCCGCCGACGCCAGGCCGAGGGCGATGCGCCGCGAAGGCCGCCTACCGGCGGTGCTCTACGGTCATCGCGGAACAGAAGCGCTCGCCCTGGAGATCGATCAGCGCTCGGTGGACGACCTGCTCAAGCGCGTCCACGTCAACAACACAATCTTTGATCTGAAGGTGCAGCGGGGCTGGTCCGGCAAGGTGCTGCTGCGCGAGGTCCAGCACGATACGGTGAGTCGGACGCCGCTGCATCTGAGCTTTTTTGCGATTGCCGGTCACGGCAGCATTGCCCTCGATCTGCCCCTGGTCTTCCACGGCGTTCCGCAGGGAGTAAAAGTAGGCGGTGGCCTGCTTGAAAAGGTGCTTACCGAGTTGAGTGTCACCGCCCCACCGGAGCGGGTGCCCGATACGATCGAGGTGGATGTCTCGGCGATGCAGGTGGGCGATATCCTTTACATCAAGGATCTGCACCTGCCGGAAGGCATCGAGGTCGCTCACCCGGATCTGGCCGTGGCGACGGTGATTCCTTCGCCGACCCGCCGCGAACTTGAATCGATCGCAGCTGCGGAAGAATCTGGCGGCGAGGAGACAACCGAGGCAGCGCCGAGCGAGGAGGAGCCCGCTTAG
- a CDS encoding M23 family metallopeptidase, whose protein sequence is MPAPDEPEWIAPLQKIQVTSPFGERFHPVLHRTRMHEGVDLRAAVGTPVYAAAAGTVAAIGSGSGYGNMLIVDHGNGWKTRYAHLSQIKVANGEHVKAGEPIARSGESGLTNGPHLHFELLHNGRAVDPVPHLQPTRAHRRAQAAIAATEAILAQRGDSDAQGKRFYRGLSYDIDRDKSSLSLRAHGKRGEILKVVDGQVVTNHLNSQDAAVLGSVRQQLLKERQPAHGRQADQIKAPTACRAQISLPVSFWEQSGRPLLNPAAGIQLTPD, encoded by the coding sequence ATGCCCGCACCGGACGAGCCGGAGTGGATTGCTCCACTCCAAAAAATCCAGGTGACCAGCCCCTTTGGCGAGCGCTTTCACCCGGTCTTGCACCGCACCCGGATGCACGAGGGCGTCGATCTGCGCGCCGCTGTCGGCACGCCCGTCTATGCCGCTGCTGCCGGAACCGTCGCGGCGATCGGTTCCGGCAGTGGCTACGGCAACATGCTCATCGTCGATCACGGCAACGGCTGGAAGACCCGCTACGCGCATTTAAGCCAGATCAAAGTCGCAAATGGCGAGCACGTCAAAGCGGGCGAACCGATCGCCCGCTCCGGTGAGAGTGGCCTCACCAATGGTCCCCACCTGCACTTCGAGCTGTTGCACAACGGCAGGGCGGTCGATCCGGTCCCGCACCTTCAACCCACGAGGGCGCATCGGCGGGCCCAGGCTGCTATCGCTGCCACAGAGGCGATCCTCGCCCAGCGCGGCGACAGCGACGCCCAGGGTAAGCGCTTCTACCGTGGGCTGAGCTACGACATCGACCGGGACAAAAGCTCCCTCAGCCTCAGAGCCCACGGCAAACGGGGAGAGATCTTGAAAGTCGTAGACGGCCAGGTGGTTACCAATCACCTGAATAGCCAGGACGCAGCGGTTCTAGGCAGTGTCCGGCAGCAATTGCTCAAGGAGCGGCAACCGGCGCACGGGAGACAGGCAGATCAAATAAAGGCTCCAACTGCCTGCAGAGCCCAGATATCTCTTCCTGTCAGCTTTTGGGAGCAAAGCGGCAGGCCGCTGTTGAATCCTGCCGCCGGTATCCAGCTCACGCCGGACTAA
- a CDS encoding arginase family protein yields MVSTTDVRQAKVVLIPVVSEVAEGSVQTIQAVLETSLSIEPFDEELEAEPFAHGIDTMRFFWDEAPFANTEQAVGIVLDSNRLPLVLTGDPVLAAGAVRAVWKRHPDLEHLQVAARARLCAEVEGDPYGNRCLAARLGDYELPAIQVGVRSVSRAELTHYRQQERHRIFWARHFKDHSGGERSWDIEDVLAALDVGRPLYLSLDLGGLDGPITALVDDPEPGGLGWFVLLRLLRAVFERHRVIACDLTGFGSYTAPLSARVAAARLLHKIIGYKFTAYPPT; encoded by the coding sequence ATGGTTTCGACAACGGATGTCCGTCAGGCAAAGGTGGTTTTGATCCCGGTGGTTTCGGAGGTGGCGGAGGGCTCCGTGCAGACGATCCAGGCGGTGCTGGAGACCAGTTTGAGTATCGAGCCCTTCGACGAGGAGTTAGAAGCGGAGCCCTTCGCCCACGGTATCGACACGATGCGCTTTTTTTGGGACGAAGCGCCCTTCGCCAACACCGAGCAGGCGGTCGGCATCGTGCTCGACAGCAATCGCCTGCCCCTCGTGCTCACGGGCGATCCGGTCCTTGCCGCCGGGGCGGTGCGCGCTGTCTGGAAGCGCCATCCGGATCTGGAACATCTGCAGGTGGCCGCCCGCGCCCGGCTGTGCGCCGAAGTCGAGGGCGATCCTTATGGCAATCGCTGTCTGGCCGCCCGCCTGGGCGACTACGAACTACCGGCAATACAGGTGGGGGTGCGCTCGGTGAGCCGCGCCGAGCTGACCCACTACCGGCAGCAGGAGCGCCACCGCATCTTCTGGGCCAGGCACTTCAAAGACCACAGCGGCGGTGAGCGGAGTTGGGATATCGAGGATGTGCTCGCAGCGCTCGATGTTGGGCGGCCCCTCTACCTCAGCCTCGACCTTGGGGGACTCGATGGGCCGATCACAGCCCTGGTAGACGATCCCGAGCCCGGCGGGCTGGGCTGGTTCGTGCTGCTCAGGCTCCTGCGGGCTGTCTTCGAGCGCCATCGCGTCATTGCCTGCGATCTGACGGGTTTTGGCAGCTACACTGCTCCCCTGTCCGCCCGCGTCGCCGCTGCCCGGTTGTTGCACAAGATTATCGGTTACAAGTTCACCGCTTACCCGCCAACTTGA
- a CDS encoding dicarboxylate/amino acid:cation symporter: MPRQAALPLHTRIFIGLAVGLVLGLLCEFLFPGDERLKWVVSNIAYPIGQVFLRSIFMIVIPLIFTAIVLGVADLGDVGKIGRIGLKALLFTILITGISVVIGLVLVNVFQPGVGISEEGRSALLGALGNNQAVTGIVSSAGEAKTPIQTLVEIIPRNPLADAVNAFDPNYRGGGLLSVMFFALVFGIAMAMADKERTAPLLEVLQGVYDVIMKIIEFAMNLAPFGVAALIFSTAASLGLEVVFVLLKYVLVVIAALAIHQFGTYGLVVRYFAGLNPIKFFQSIQEVMLTAFSTSSSNATLPTSIRVAIDELKLNRDIANFMLTVGSTANQNGTALYEGVTVLFLAQFYGVNLTIGQQLTVVLLSILAGVGTAGVPGGSLPLVVLVLQTVNVPAEGIGIILGVDRLLDMCRTVVNVTGDIALAACVNASEADQAAPGEDVKPV, encoded by the coding sequence ATGCCACGCCAAGCTGCCCTGCCGCTGCACACGAGGATCTTTATCGGCCTTGCCGTCGGGCTGGTCCTGGGTCTTTTGTGCGAGTTTTTGTTTCCTGGCGACGAGCGCCTCAAGTGGGTGGTGAGCAACATCGCCTACCCGATTGGCCAGGTCTTCTTGCGCTCGATCTTCATGATCGTCATTCCGCTCATCTTCACGGCGATCGTGCTCGGGGTGGCGGATCTGGGCGATGTCGGCAAGATTGGCCGCATCGGCCTTAAGGCACTGCTCTTTACGATCTTGATTACGGGCATCTCGGTCGTCATTGGCCTGGTGCTCGTCAACGTCTTCCAGCCGGGGGTGGGCATCTCCGAAGAGGGACGCTCTGCCCTGCTCGGTGCCCTGGGCAACAACCAGGCGGTGACGGGCATCGTCTCTTCTGCCGGGGAGGCAAAGACGCCGATTCAGACGCTGGTCGAGATCATTCCGCGCAACCCGCTCGCCGACGCAGTCAACGCCTTTGATCCGAACTACAGAGGGGGCGGTCTGCTCTCGGTGATGTTCTTTGCCCTCGTCTTCGGCATTGCAATGGCGATGGCCGACAAGGAGCGCACTGCCCCGCTGCTGGAGGTGCTGCAGGGGGTCTACGACGTAATCATGAAGATCATCGAATTTGCGATGAACCTGGCCCCGTTCGGAGTGGCGGCCCTCATCTTCTCGACTGCCGCCTCCCTCGGCCTTGAGGTGGTCTTCGTGCTGCTCAAGTACGTGCTGGTGGTAATTGCCGCCCTCGCCATCCACCAGTTCGGCACCTACGGTCTGGTGGTGCGCTACTTCGCGGGCCTCAATCCGATCAAGTTCTTCCAGAGCATCCAGGAAGTGATGCTCACCGCCTTTTCTACCAGTTCTTCCAACGCCACCCTGCCCACCTCGATCCGGGTCGCGATCGACGAACTGAAGCTCAACCGCGACATCGCCAACTTCATGCTCACCGTCGGCTCGACGGCCAACCAGAACGGCACCGCCCTCTACGAAGGGGTGACGGTGCTTTTTCTGGCCCAGTTCTACGGCGTGAATCTGACCATTGGCCAGCAGCTCACCGTCGTGCTCCTGTCGATTCTGGCAGGCGTAGGTACAGCGGGCGTACCGGGGGGATCGCTGCCCCTGGTGGTGCTGGTGCTGCAGACGGTGAATGTACCCGCCGAGGGCATCGGCATCATCCTGGGCGTCGATCGCCTCCTCGATATGTGCCGCACGGTCGTCAACGTCACCGGCGACATTGCCCTCGCCGCCTGCGTCAACGCCAGCGAGGCCGACCAAGCGGCACCGGGAGAAGACGTTAAACCGGTATAG